The proteins below come from a single Microbacterium sp. SLBN-154 genomic window:
- a CDS encoding NCS2 family permease produces the protein MSNTSDAPTIGAATSSRHDDGTPKNRLDRFFEITKRGSSVAAEVRGGVVTFVTMAYIVILNPIILSSGVDVDGNSLDFAQLSAVTGLTAGVMTILFGLVARLPFGFAAGLGINSFLAVSVVGEVTWPEAMGLVIINGLIIVLLAATGLRRMIFDAVPLQLKLAITVGIGLFIAFIGFVNAGFVTATGVGSPPVGLGVEGSIGTVPTLVFVFTLLLTGILMARRVRGGILIGLVSGTVLAVIVEAVWNLGSAVDTPGGWGLSVPELPAQWVSLPDLALVGQVDLFGAFARIGILAALMLVFTLVFTNFFDAMGTLTGLAKEAGLSDAQGNFPRLRSALIVEGVGAVAGGYTSGSSNTVFIESGAGIGEGARTGLANLVTGGLFLVAMFFTPLVSIVPTEVAAAALVIVGALMMSQIRAIDFSDFSVLLPVFLAVTVMPLTYSIANGIGAGFVSWVIVRVFAGKAREISPLLWVVSAGFVVYFARGPIETLLGA, from the coding sequence GTGAGCAACACATCTGACGCGCCGACGATCGGCGCCGCGACATCGAGCCGGCACGACGACGGCACCCCGAAGAACCGGCTCGACCGGTTCTTCGAGATCACGAAACGGGGCTCGTCGGTCGCCGCCGAGGTGCGCGGCGGGGTGGTCACGTTCGTGACGATGGCCTACATCGTCATCCTGAACCCGATCATCCTCTCCAGCGGTGTCGACGTCGACGGCAACAGCCTGGACTTCGCTCAGCTCTCCGCCGTGACGGGACTGACGGCGGGCGTGATGACGATCCTGTTCGGCCTGGTCGCCCGGCTGCCGTTCGGGTTCGCCGCGGGCCTCGGCATCAACTCGTTCCTCGCCGTCTCCGTCGTCGGAGAGGTCACCTGGCCCGAGGCGATGGGCCTGGTGATCATCAACGGCCTCATCATCGTGCTCCTGGCCGCGACGGGCCTGCGCCGCATGATCTTCGACGCCGTGCCCCTGCAGCTGAAGCTCGCCATCACGGTCGGCATCGGTCTGTTCATCGCCTTCATCGGGTTCGTCAACGCCGGGTTCGTCACCGCCACCGGTGTCGGCTCGCCCCCGGTCGGGCTCGGAGTGGAAGGCTCGATCGGGACGGTCCCGACGCTGGTGTTCGTCTTCACGCTGCTGCTCACGGGCATCCTCATGGCACGACGGGTGCGGGGCGGCATCCTCATCGGACTGGTCAGCGGCACCGTGCTGGCGGTGATCGTCGAAGCGGTGTGGAACCTCGGCTCGGCCGTCGACACTCCGGGCGGTTGGGGGCTGTCGGTGCCCGAGCTCCCCGCGCAGTGGGTGAGCCTGCCCGATCTCGCGCTGGTCGGTCAGGTCGATCTCTTCGGCGCGTTCGCCCGCATCGGCATCCTCGCCGCCCTCATGCTCGTCTTCACCCTGGTCTTCACGAACTTCTTCGACGCCATGGGCACCCTCACGGGCCTGGCGAAGGAGGCCGGCCTGTCCGACGCGCAGGGGAACTTCCCGCGGTTGCGCTCGGCGCTGATCGTCGAGGGCGTCGGCGCGGTCGCGGGCGGGTACACCTCCGGGTCGTCCAACACCGTCTTCATCGAGTCCGGCGCCGGCATCGGCGAGGGAGCCCGCACGGGCCTGGCCAACCTCGTCACCGGTGGCCTCTTCCTCGTCGCCATGTTCTTCACGCCGTTGGTGTCGATCGTGCCGACCGAGGTGGCCGCGGCGGCGCTGGTGATCGTCGGCGCACTGATGATGTCGCAGATCCGGGCGATCGACTTCAGCGACTTCTCGGTGCTGCTTCCGGTGTTCCTCGCCGTGACGGTGATGCCCCTGACCTACTCGATCGCCAACGGCATCGGCGCGGGCTTCGTCTCCTGGGTGATCGTGCGTGTCTTCGCCGGGAAAGCACGGGAGATCAGTCCGCTGTTGTGGGTCGTGTCGGCGGGGTTCGTCGTCTACTTCGCCCGCGGCCCGATCGAGACGCTGCTGGGAGCCTGA
- a CDS encoding small multidrug efflux protein: MPELLRPLIVALAGAVPFIEGEGASAIGIIGGIHPVVAGIAGFAGNFLCVAVVVFAGARVRTAVTTRGGREAPELSPRRQKVMRAYERYGTPGVSLLGPLLVPTQFTAAALVSTGVAPGKVLFWQAVAIALWTTLITLIITGVITFVG; the protein is encoded by the coding sequence ATGCCCGAGCTTCTCCGGCCGCTCATCGTCGCCCTCGCCGGCGCCGTGCCCTTCATCGAGGGCGAAGGCGCCTCGGCCATCGGCATCATCGGCGGCATACATCCGGTGGTCGCCGGCATCGCCGGATTCGCCGGAAACTTCCTCTGCGTCGCCGTGGTCGTCTTCGCCGGCGCCCGGGTCCGCACCGCGGTGACGACGCGCGGGGGGCGCGAAGCACCGGAGCTGTCGCCGCGTCGCCAGAAGGTCATGCGCGCCTACGAGCGCTACGGCACCCCCGGCGTGAGCCTCCTCGGCCCGCTGCTGGTGCCGACGCAGTTCACCGCCGCCGCGCTGGTGTCCACCGGCGTCGCCCCGGGCAAGGTGCTGTTCTGGCAGGCCGTCGCGATCGCACTGTGGACGACTCTCATCACGCTCATCATCACCGGTGTGATCACGTTCGTCGGCTGA
- a CDS encoding response regulator transcription factor yields MIRILIADDEDMIRSALAALLRLEDDFEVVAECRDGEEAVAEAVRLRPTVCLLDLEMPRLDGVDAAARIRRQAGSKCVVVTRHARPGVLRRALSAGVDGFLPKSRPAQDVAAVIRDVVAGRRYVDPEIAADALTDERSPLTDRELDVLRAGSRGETIAEIAATLHLSPGTVRNHVSAVLGKLGLATRQQAAILARERGWI; encoded by the coding sequence ATGATCCGCATCCTCATCGCCGATGACGAGGACATGATCCGCTCGGCGCTCGCGGCGCTCCTGCGGCTCGAAGACGATTTCGAGGTCGTCGCCGAGTGCCGCGACGGCGAGGAGGCCGTGGCCGAAGCGGTGCGGCTTCGCCCCACCGTGTGCCTGCTCGACCTCGAGATGCCGAGGCTCGACGGCGTCGACGCCGCCGCGCGCATCCGCCGGCAGGCGGGGTCGAAGTGCGTGGTGGTGACGCGGCACGCGCGACCGGGAGTGCTGCGCCGAGCGCTCAGCGCCGGGGTCGACGGTTTCCTGCCCAAGTCGCGCCCGGCGCAGGACGTCGCTGCGGTGATCCGCGACGTCGTCGCCGGGCGGCGCTACGTCGACCCCGAGATCGCGGCCGACGCGCTCACCGACGAACGGAGCCCGCTGACCGACCGCGAGCTCGATGTGCTGCGTGCAGGATCTCGCGGTGAGACGATCGCCGAGATCGCGGCGACCCTGCACCTCTCGCCCGGCACCGTGCGCAACCACGTCTCGGCCGTGCTGGGGAAGCTCGGCCTCGCGACGCGTCAGCAGGCGGCGATCCTCGCGCGCGAGCGCGGGTGGATCTGA
- the sucD gene encoding succinate--CoA ligase subunit alpha, protein MSIFLTKDSKVIVQGITGGEGTKHTALMLKAGTNVVGGVNARKAGATVLHKDKDGADVELPVFGSVAEAIEKTGADVSIAFVPAAFTKAAMIEAIDAEIPLLVVITEGVPVGDSAEAWAYATSKGNKTRIIGPNCPGIITPDEALVGITPANITGKGPIGLVSKSGTLTYQMMFELRDIGFSTAIGIGGDPIIGTTHIDALAAFEADPETKAIVMIGEIGGDAEERAADFIKANVTKPVVGYVAGFTAPEGKTMGHAGAIVSGSAGTAQAKKEALEAAGVKVGKTPSETAALMREIVEGL, encoded by the coding sequence ATGTCGATCTTCCTCACCAAGGACTCCAAGGTCATCGTCCAGGGCATCACCGGCGGCGAAGGCACCAAGCACACCGCTCTCATGCTGAAGGCGGGCACCAACGTCGTGGGTGGCGTCAACGCCCGCAAGGCGGGCGCCACCGTGCTGCACAAGGACAAGGACGGCGCCGACGTCGAGCTTCCCGTCTTCGGGTCGGTGGCCGAGGCCATCGAGAAGACCGGTGCCGACGTCTCGATCGCGTTCGTCCCGGCCGCGTTCACCAAGGCCGCGATGATCGAGGCGATCGACGCCGAGATCCCGCTCCTGGTCGTCATCACCGAGGGCGTGCCCGTGGGCGACTCGGCGGAGGCCTGGGCCTACGCCACGTCCAAGGGCAACAAGACCCGCATCATCGGGCCGAACTGCCCCGGAATCATCACCCCCGATGAGGCGCTGGTCGGCATCACCCCGGCGAACATCACCGGCAAGGGCCCCATCGGCCTGGTGTCGAAGTCGGGCACCCTGACCTACCAGATGATGTTCGAACTGCGTGACATCGGCTTCTCCACCGCCATCGGCATCGGCGGCGACCCGATCATCGGCACGACGCACATCGATGCGCTGGCCGCGTTCGAGGCCGACCCCGAGACGAAGGCGATCGTGATGATCGGTGAGATCGGCGGCGACGCCGAGGAGCGCGCGGCCGACTTCATCAAGGCGAACGTCACCAAGCCCGTCGTCGGCTACGTCGCCGGCTTTACCGCGCCCGAGGGCAAGACCATGGGCCACGCCGGCGCGATCGTGTCGGGCTCGGCCGGAACAGCGCAGGCGAAGAAGGAAGCGCTCGAAGCCGCGGGCGTCAAGGTCGGCAAGACCCCGTCCGAGACTGCGGCCCTCATGCGCGAAATCGTCGAGGGGCTCTGA
- a CDS encoding sensor histidine kinase gives MTDASRPTVAAAPQPAARALARGVTATWWYTAGSVMIFQAVTLFFWLLSALADGDALQVAIYLAAAAVSLASSVPLLARYGRRRRIDDADEEERFSATVFWSLLASAVAAVAIGVIAGSVLSAAALMALAVMLLRWRGGVRIRLIAGVVVVLMAVWVLESALTEASLGGEVVFVYNLFSVLLPPTAVVCLWWWDIVLALDEARAAEGRLAAAQERLRLAGDLHDLQGHHLQVIALQLELAERMLPRDPDAAAEQVRLARASVDEARSGTRALAARFRGVPLPDELANAADLLRAAGLSVELDIDSRADAAPADILGPVVRESTTNILKHGGGAWARFRLALDERADGRVWRLGVSNDLSATAAPPPAATAGSGLPGIAERVGSVGGAAQWDAAPERFTLEVTVPAASVGGLS, from the coding sequence GTGACCGACGCATCCCGTCCGACCGTCGCCGCCGCGCCGCAGCCGGCCGCGCGCGCCTTGGCGCGCGGGGTGACGGCGACCTGGTGGTACACCGCGGGGTCGGTGATGATCTTCCAGGCTGTGACGCTGTTCTTCTGGCTCCTGTCGGCGCTGGCCGACGGCGATGCTCTGCAGGTCGCGATCTACCTTGCCGCGGCGGCGGTGTCGCTCGCCTCGAGCGTGCCGCTCCTAGCCCGGTACGGCCGCCGCCGGAGGATCGACGACGCCGACGAGGAGGAGCGGTTCTCGGCCACGGTCTTCTGGTCGTTGCTTGCTTCGGCGGTCGCGGCTGTGGCGATCGGAGTGATCGCCGGATCGGTGCTGTCGGCTGCGGCGCTCATGGCTCTCGCGGTGATGCTGCTGCGCTGGCGCGGGGGTGTGCGCATCCGCTTGATCGCCGGGGTCGTCGTCGTGCTGATGGCCGTCTGGGTCCTCGAGAGCGCGCTCACCGAAGCGAGCCTCGGCGGCGAGGTCGTCTTCGTCTACAACCTGTTCTCGGTGCTGCTGCCGCCCACGGCCGTGGTGTGCCTGTGGTGGTGGGACATCGTCCTCGCCCTCGACGAGGCCCGCGCCGCGGAGGGGCGGCTCGCGGCCGCTCAGGAGCGGCTGCGGCTCGCGGGCGATCTGCACGACCTGCAGGGACACCACCTGCAGGTGATCGCCCTTCAGCTCGAGCTGGCCGAGCGGATGCTGCCGCGCGACCCCGACGCGGCCGCCGAGCAGGTTAGGCTCGCGCGGGCGTCGGTCGATGAGGCCCGATCCGGCACCCGCGCACTCGCCGCGCGCTTCCGCGGCGTTCCGCTGCCCGACGAGCTCGCCAACGCGGCCGATCTGCTGCGGGCGGCGGGCCTCAGCGTCGAGCTCGACATCGACTCGCGTGCCGACGCCGCGCCCGCCGACATCCTGGGCCCGGTGGTGCGCGAGTCGACGACGAACATCCTCAAGCACGGCGGTGGCGCGTGGGCGCGGTTCCGTCTCGCCCTGGACGAGCGAGCCGACGGCCGGGTGTGGCGACTCGGCGTCAGCAACGACCTGTCCGCCACCGCCGCGCCCCCGCCCGCGGCGACCGCGGGATCGGGGCTTCCGGGCATCGCCGAGCGCGTCGGCTCGGTCGGGGGCGCGGCGCAGTGGGATGCCGCGCCCGAACGATTCACCCTCGAGGTCACCGTGCCTGCAGCATCCGTCGGAGGTCTGTCATGA
- the sucC gene encoding ADP-forming succinate--CoA ligase subunit beta: protein MDLYEYQARDLFEKYEVPVLAGIVADTPEEAKAAAEKLGGVVVVKAQVKTGGRGKAGGVKVAKTPDEAYEAAKAILGLDIKGHVVKRVMIAAGARIAQEFYFSVLLDRANRSYLSLCSVEGGMEIEQLAVEKPEALARVEVDPLTGIDHAKAVEIARAANFPDDLVEQVANVFVNLYDVYKGEDATLVEVNPLVLTEEGDVIALDGKVTLDENAEFRHPGHARLEDKDAADPLEAKAKENDLNYVKLDGEVGVIGNGAGLVMSTLDVVAYAGENHGGVKPANFLDIGGGASAEVMAAGLDVILGDPQVKSVFVNVFGGITACDAVAKGIVGALAELGSTATKPLVVRIDGNRVEEGRRILQEANHPLVTLASTMDEGADKAAELANA from the coding sequence GTGGATCTCTACGAGTACCAGGCCCGCGATCTGTTCGAGAAGTACGAGGTGCCGGTTCTCGCCGGCATCGTCGCCGACACCCCCGAGGAGGCGAAGGCCGCCGCCGAGAAGCTCGGGGGCGTGGTCGTCGTCAAGGCGCAGGTCAAGACCGGAGGCCGCGGCAAGGCCGGCGGTGTCAAGGTCGCCAAGACCCCCGACGAGGCCTACGAGGCCGCCAAGGCCATTCTCGGCCTCGACATCAAGGGCCACGTCGTCAAGCGCGTGATGATCGCCGCCGGCGCCCGCATCGCCCAGGAGTTCTACTTCTCGGTGCTGCTCGACCGCGCCAACCGTTCCTATCTCTCCCTCTGCAGTGTCGAGGGCGGCATGGAGATCGAGCAGCTCGCCGTCGAGAAGCCCGAGGCGCTCGCCCGCGTCGAGGTCGATCCGCTGACCGGCATCGACCACGCCAAGGCCGTCGAGATCGCCCGCGCCGCGAACTTCCCCGACGACCTCGTCGAGCAGGTCGCGAACGTCTTCGTCAATCTCTACGACGTGTACAAGGGCGAGGACGCCACACTGGTCGAGGTCAACCCGCTCGTCCTCACCGAGGAGGGCGACGTCATCGCGCTCGACGGCAAGGTCACGCTCGACGAGAACGCCGAGTTCCGTCACCCCGGCCACGCGCGCCTGGAAGACAAGGACGCCGCCGACCCGCTCGAGGCCAAGGCCAAGGAGAACGACCTCAACTACGTCAAGCTCGACGGCGAGGTCGGTGTCATCGGCAACGGTGCGGGCTTGGTCATGTCGACCCTCGACGTCGTCGCCTACGCCGGGGAGAACCACGGCGGCGTGAAGCCGGCGAACTTCCTCGACATCGGCGGCGGCGCCTCGGCAGAGGTCATGGCCGCGGGCCTGGATGTCATCCTGGGCGACCCTCAGGTCAAGAGCGTGTTCGTGAACGTCTTCGGCGGCATCACCGCGTGCGACGCGGTCGCCAAGGGCATCGTCGGGGCTCTCGCCGAGCTCGGCTCCACTGCCACCAAGCCCCTGGTCGTCCGCATCGACGGCAACCGCGTCGAGGAGGGCCGCCGCATCCTCCAGGAGGCGAACCACCCCCTGGTCACGCTCGCCTCGACCATGGACGAGGGCGCCGACAAGGCCGCCGAACTCGCGAACGCCTGA
- a CDS encoding cell division protein PerM: MQRFVVALLAAVDAAIAAAIGLALILAPATLLWVFGFGTDADWSALWAATASVWQLGHLVPLDITLPPIYLTAAGIDEAAASFSLSLPPLALAALTAALAARTGVRASRSEAWESGLIGGIVVFTALAAGIALTGVNPLAAAPLGVAIALPALVFAIPATLAALITEWREADVGLIARARDALEHRIGESGLAAVSETTRGVGIVVTGFIGAGAALLTVALVAHGPQVVALSQAGNVDVLGASVIALGQLAYLPTLVIWAASFIAGPGFAVGAATTVAPAGTQVGVLPPVPLLGVIPESTTSWLLLLALVPVALGALAGWMVRSRLVADHPRAIADGWGLRATIAGAIAVLSGGAAALLAQLAGGSIGPGALAQVGPAPGAVGLAVGVEVLVGSAILLALPSGRERGDDDVEGWRVWEPQPPAESEASPTDAAQHIPPVGGAPSGEPPENPDQTDTQPLFPHPRRGGGSPLD; the protein is encoded by the coding sequence ATGCAACGCTTCGTGGTCGCTCTTCTCGCCGCCGTCGACGCCGCAATCGCGGCGGCGATCGGCCTTGCGCTGATCCTCGCGCCGGCGACGCTGCTGTGGGTGTTCGGGTTCGGCACCGACGCCGACTGGTCGGCGCTGTGGGCCGCGACCGCGTCCGTGTGGCAGCTCGGCCATCTCGTGCCGCTGGACATCACGCTCCCACCGATCTACCTCACCGCCGCCGGCATCGACGAGGCCGCGGCATCCTTCTCGCTCTCGCTCCCGCCGCTCGCGCTGGCGGCCCTCACCGCGGCCCTCGCCGCGCGCACGGGAGTGCGGGCATCACGGTCGGAGGCGTGGGAGAGCGGGCTCATCGGCGGGATCGTCGTCTTCACGGCGCTCGCCGCGGGCATCGCGCTCACCGGCGTCAACCCGCTCGCCGCCGCACCGCTCGGGGTCGCGATCGCCCTGCCGGCCCTCGTCTTCGCGATTCCGGCGACCCTCGCCGCGCTCATCACCGAGTGGCGCGAGGCCGACGTCGGACTCATCGCCCGCGCCCGCGACGCCCTCGAGCACCGGATCGGCGAGTCGGGTCTCGCGGCGGTGTCGGAGACCACGCGCGGCGTGGGGATCGTCGTCACCGGGTTCATAGGCGCGGGTGCGGCCCTCCTCACCGTGGCGCTCGTCGCCCACGGCCCGCAGGTGGTCGCGCTGTCGCAGGCCGGCAACGTCGACGTGCTCGGGGCGAGCGTCATCGCACTCGGCCAGCTCGCCTATCTGCCGACCCTGGTCATCTGGGCGGCTTCCTTCATCGCCGGCCCCGGCTTCGCCGTCGGCGCGGCGACCACGGTCGCCCCGGCCGGGACGCAGGTGGGCGTTCTACCGCCGGTGCCGCTTCTGGGCGTCATCCCCGAATCGACCACCTCGTGGCTCCTCCTGCTCGCGCTCGTACCGGTCGCTCTCGGAGCGCTCGCCGGATGGATGGTGCGTTCCCGCCTGGTCGCCGACCACCCGCGTGCGATCGCCGACGGGTGGGGCCTGCGGGCGACGATCGCCGGCGCGATCGCCGTGCTGTCGGGGGGCGCCGCGGCGCTCCTCGCGCAGCTCGCCGGCGGTTCGATCGGGCCGGGGGCGCTCGCGCAGGTGGGCCCGGCGCCCGGCGCGGTCGGTCTGGCCGTCGGCGTCGAGGTGCTCGTCGGGTCGGCGATCCTGCTTGCGCTGCCGTCGGGGCGGGAACGCGGCGACGACGATGTCGAGGGGTGGCGGGTGTGGGAGCCGCAGCCGCCGGCCGAGTCCGAGGCTTCGCCCACGGACGCCGCGCAGCACATACCTCCCGTCGGCGGCGCACCGAGCGGCGAGCCCCCCGAGAACCCCGACCAGACCGACACCCAGCCGCTCTTCCCGCACCCCCGGCGCGGCGGGGGCTCGCCGCTAGACTAG
- the purN gene encoding phosphoribosylglycinamide formyltransferase translates to MLTVAVLISGAGSNLRALLEAAAESDYPARIIAVGADREADGFAHAETFGVPTLLVPWRGAAEREAWGAELDAQLRVWNPDLIVLSGLMRLLPAAFVESWSPRIINTHPAYLPEFPGAHAVRDALAAGATETGASVILVDTGVDTGPILAQERVPIRPDDDEHRLHERIKPVERRLMIDVVRRIATGDLDLARAAASGTPASPTSAPA, encoded by the coding sequence GTGCTCACCGTCGCGGTCCTCATCTCGGGCGCGGGGTCCAATCTCCGGGCGCTCCTCGAGGCCGCGGCCGAATCCGACTATCCGGCGCGCATCATCGCCGTCGGTGCCGATCGTGAGGCCGACGGATTCGCGCATGCCGAGACCTTCGGTGTGCCGACCCTCCTCGTGCCGTGGCGCGGCGCCGCCGAGCGCGAGGCGTGGGGAGCCGAACTCGATGCGCAGCTGCGCGTCTGGAACCCCGACCTCATCGTGCTGAGCGGGCTCATGCGGCTCCTCCCCGCCGCCTTCGTGGAGTCGTGGAGCCCCCGCATCATCAACACCCATCCGGCGTACCTTCCCGAGTTCCCGGGAGCGCACGCGGTGCGCGACGCCCTCGCCGCCGGCGCGACCGAGACCGGCGCGAGCGTCATCCTCGTCGACACCGGCGTCGACACCGGTCCGATCCTCGCCCAGGAGCGCGTGCCGATCCGTCCGGATGACGACGAGCACCGCCTCCACGAGCGCATCAAGCCCGTCGAGCGACGCCTCATGATCGACGTGGTCCGCCGGATCGCGACCGGCGACCTCGACCTCGCGCGCGCCGCGGCTTCCGGGACGCCGGCGTCACCGACATCCGCTCCCGCCTGA
- a CDS encoding polysaccharide deacetylase family protein, giving the protein MNRRPRRHKASQGPRDRRRTLPVVLIGALALVACAPATDAAWRPAAFPAARVAVTEFPAAIDPATVPALRPMRIRNDEVGVQARVALLPGRTPLNDRVVGAVREAIGAREAATGVAYAPQVQSRGAGLGERMCIAGSTRLPAAELLTDPRLGPANGSGTAVACDIVAAAGPYLGVRVRTVSGDATAIGGDTSITLYTDLRSGETVSADALWTSEAGPALWGDIVEALRRDAGALSLAPVQPPDEAGLAVIGAALARSVPAGDAVVVEVPAGFSPLELQALGIAATTEPMPVAVPVEVATPYLTPFGAGLVGAVASALPYEAPAIIPAGADAIDCELVPCVALTYDDGPSEYTSGILHELGARGAAATFYVLGEKARGWADTLRRMRDEGHEIANHSWNHPSLPSLTDEQVAAQLRDTSAAIQNVVGTRPTNFRPPYGEYNQNVLRIAGLPAILWDVDTFDYQRPEVDTLISRAVDAPRPGSIVLMHDIHPGTAAAAAATYDGLLDRGFSLVTVTQIFEGDVPASGAWTSGR; this is encoded by the coding sequence GTGAATCGGCGCCCGAGGCGGCATAAGGCGTCGCAGGGCCCGCGGGACCGCCGCCGCACGCTTCCCGTCGTCCTGATCGGCGCCCTCGCTCTCGTCGCGTGCGCACCGGCGACGGATGCCGCCTGGCGGCCGGCCGCCTTCCCCGCCGCCCGGGTAGCGGTGACGGAGTTCCCCGCCGCCATCGATCCCGCCACGGTGCCGGCGCTTCGACCGATGCGCATCCGCAACGACGAGGTGGGGGTTCAGGCCCGGGTCGCGCTGCTGCCCGGCCGCACGCCGCTGAACGACCGTGTCGTCGGCGCGGTGCGCGAGGCGATCGGGGCCCGCGAAGCGGCCACCGGCGTCGCCTACGCACCCCAGGTGCAGTCGCGCGGCGCGGGACTCGGCGAGCGGATGTGCATCGCCGGATCGACCCGGCTGCCGGCCGCCGAACTGCTCACCGACCCGCGTCTCGGCCCGGCGAACGGGTCGGGCACCGCGGTGGCCTGCGACATCGTCGCCGCCGCCGGGCCCTACCTCGGTGTGCGGGTGCGGACGGTCTCAGGCGATGCGACGGCGATCGGGGGCGATACCTCGATCACGCTCTACACCGATCTCCGCTCCGGCGAGACCGTGTCGGCCGACGCGCTGTGGACCTCCGAGGCGGGGCCCGCGCTGTGGGGAGACATCGTCGAGGCACTCCGGCGCGACGCGGGCGCGCTCAGCCTCGCTCCGGTGCAACCGCCCGACGAGGCCGGCCTCGCCGTCATCGGCGCGGCGCTCGCCCGTTCCGTCCCCGCCGGGGACGCCGTCGTCGTCGAGGTGCCGGCCGGGTTCAGCCCGCTCGAACTGCAGGCGCTCGGTATCGCCGCGACGACCGAGCCGATGCCGGTCGCCGTTCCCGTCGAGGTCGCGACGCCGTATCTCACGCCGTTCGGAGCGGGACTCGTCGGCGCCGTGGCATCCGCTCTTCCCTACGAAGCCCCGGCGATCATCCCCGCCGGTGCCGACGCGATCGACTGCGAACTCGTACCGTGCGTGGCCCTGACCTATGACGACGGCCCGTCGGAGTACACCTCCGGCATCCTCCACGAGCTGGGTGCCCGCGGGGCGGCGGCCACGTTCTACGTTCTGGGCGAGAAGGCCCGGGGCTGGGCCGACACCCTGCGCCGCATGCGCGACGAGGGCCACGAGATCGCCAACCATTCGTGGAATCACCCGAGCCTGCCCTCCCTCACCGATGAGCAGGTCGCCGCGCAGCTGCGTGACACGAGCGCGGCCATCCAGAACGTGGTGGGGACCCGCCCGACGAACTTCCGTCCGCCCTACGGCGAGTACAACCAGAATGTCCTGCGGATCGCGGGGCTTCCGGCGATCCTGTGGGACGTCGACACGTTCGACTACCAGCGACCCGAGGTCGACACGCTCATCTCCCGGGCCGTCGATGCTCCCCGTCCGGGCTCCATCGTGCTGATGCACGACATCCACCCGGGAACCGCGGCCGCCGCCGCCGCCACCTACGACGGCCTGCTTGATCGCGGGTTCTCGCTGGTGACGGTCACGCAGATCTTCGAGGGCGACGTACCGGCCTCGGGGGCGTGGACCTCGGGGCGGTGA
- a CDS encoding nitroreductase family deazaflavin-dependent oxidoreductase: MPLKGEYKPSTSQWAREQAEQYEASGGTEANLLRGVPIIVLTTVGAKSGGLRKTALMRVEHEGRYAVVASKGGAPEEPAWAANMRAHAHVELQDGAVKRDYLARELSGDEYAQWWNRSAEVWPDYNEYQKKTDRKIALFVLEPFEPSSE; encoded by the coding sequence GTGCCGCTGAAGGGCGAGTACAAGCCCAGCACGTCGCAGTGGGCGCGCGAGCAGGCCGAGCAGTACGAGGCCTCGGGCGGAACCGAGGCCAATCTGCTGCGGGGTGTGCCGATCATCGTGCTGACCACGGTCGGCGCGAAGAGCGGTGGCCTGCGTAAGACGGCGCTCATGCGCGTCGAGCACGAGGGCCGCTACGCGGTCGTCGCCTCGAAGGGCGGCGCTCCCGAAGAGCCCGCGTGGGCGGCGAACATGCGCGCGCACGCGCACGTGGAACTGCAGGACGGCGCGGTCAAGCGCGATTACCTGGCGCGCGAGCTCTCGGGCGACGAGTACGCCCAATGGTGGAACCGCTCGGCCGAGGTGTGGCCGGACTACAACGAGTATCAGAAGAAGACCGACCGCAAGATCGCACTCTTCGTCCTCGAGCCGTTCGAGCCGTCCTCGGAGTAA